A window of Pseudomonas mucidolens contains these coding sequences:
- a CDS encoding sigma-54-dependent Fis family transcriptional regulator: protein MHNDHFSRHAQQVLTVTRGQDPLHGPGSDPSIARSWLRCLEDYHLDPALSIAPTVLEHGRLLESRERLQQVLQIAGTEMNSLHQQLSGAGHAVLLTDARGVILNCVTAPSERKIFERAGLWLGADWSEACEGTNGIGTCLVERQALTIHRDEHFRGRHTGLTCSASPVFDPHGELLAVLDVSSAREAVSRQSQFHTMALVNLSAKMIESCYFLRHFEHHWLLRFHLQAESVGLFSEGLLAFDGEGRICALNQSAQNLLGQPRGRLLGLAVEMFFDCTLDDLLGRATANPSASWPLRTRDGRSLFALLRGEQRRVSSPSVPAPAKVQRPRLPGICLGDTALQEDFRKALRVFERDVPLLINGETGSGKEAFAKAVHHASQRAEQAFVALNCAAIPESLIESELFGYRGGSFTGARKEGMRGKLQQADGGTLFLDEIGDMPLALQTRLLRVLEDRLVVPIGGEPQAVNVRVVSATHRNLLERVRDGSFREDLYYRLNGLEIALPPLRERSDKSQLLDFILAEEAGDQPVQLDRVARQALLAFSWPGNVRQLRTVLRTLAALCDEGQVGFEDLPVMIRQARPAPAVIDQPADSPLDDAERLALLNALEQQRWHMTHTAQQLGVSRNTLYRKLRKHGIAR, encoded by the coding sequence ATGCACAACGATCATTTCAGTCGCCATGCCCAGCAAGTGCTGACCGTGACCCGTGGCCAGGATCCGTTGCACGGCCCCGGCAGCGACCCGTCGATTGCCCGCTCCTGGCTGCGTTGCCTGGAGGATTACCACCTCGACCCGGCGCTGAGCATCGCGCCCACGGTGCTGGAGCACGGTCGACTGCTGGAAAGCCGCGAGCGCCTGCAACAGGTGTTGCAGATTGCCGGCACTGAAATGAACAGCCTGCATCAACAGCTTTCCGGGGCCGGTCACGCGGTGCTGTTGACCGACGCGCGCGGGGTGATCCTCAATTGCGTCACCGCCCCCAGCGAGCGCAAGATTTTCGAGCGCGCCGGACTGTGGCTCGGCGCCGACTGGAGCGAAGCCTGCGAAGGCACCAACGGCATCGGCACCTGCCTGGTGGAGCGCCAGGCCCTGACCATTCATCGCGATGAACACTTCCGTGGCCGACATACCGGGCTGACCTGTTCCGCGAGCCCAGTGTTCGATCCGCATGGCGAACTGCTGGCGGTGCTGGACGTATCCTCGGCCCGCGAAGCGGTTTCCCGCCAGAGCCAGTTCCACACCATGGCGTTGGTCAACCTCTCGGCGAAGATGATCGAAAGCTGCTATTTCCTGCGCCACTTCGAACATCACTGGCTGCTGCGTTTTCATCTGCAGGCCGAATCCGTGGGGCTGTTCAGCGAAGGGCTGCTGGCATTCGATGGCGAAGGGCGGATTTGTGCGCTCAATCAAAGCGCGCAAAACCTGCTGGGCCAGCCACGCGGACGTTTGCTCGGGCTGGCGGTGGAAATGTTCTTTGATTGCACGCTCGATGACCTGCTGGGGCGCGCCACTGCGAACCCCAGCGCCAGTTGGCCGCTGCGCACGCGTGACGGGCGCAGCCTGTTTGCGCTATTACGCGGCGAGCAGCGTCGCGTGTCGAGCCCGAGCGTGCCCGCGCCGGCGAAGGTACAGCGGCCACGTTTACCGGGCATCTGCCTGGGTGATACGGCGCTGCAAGAGGATTTTCGCAAAGCCTTGCGGGTGTTTGAGCGCGACGTGCCGCTGTTGATCAACGGTGAAACCGGCTCCGGCAAGGAAGCCTTTGCCAAAGCCGTGCACCACGCCAGCCAGCGTGCCGAGCAGGCGTTCGTTGCCCTGAACTGCGCGGCCATCCCGGAAAGCCTGATCGAGAGTGAGCTGTTCGGCTATCGCGGCGGCAGTTTCACCGGGGCGCGCAAGGAAGGCATGCGCGGCAAGTTGCAACAGGCCGACGGCGGCACGTTGTTCCTCGACGAAATCGGCGACATGCCGCTGGCCTTGCAAACCCGTCTATTAAGGGTGTTGGAAGACCGTCTGGTGGTGCCCATTGGCGGTGAGCCGCAGGCGGTCAACGTCAGGGTGGTCAGCGCGACTCACCGCAATCTGCTGGAACGGGTCCGGGACGGTAGCTTCCGCGAGGATTTGTACTACCGGCTCAATGGTCTGGAAATCGCCTTGCCGCCGTTACGCGAACGCAGCGACAAATCGCAGTTGCTCGACTTTATCCTCGCAGAAGAAGCGGGCGACCAGCCGGTGCAACTCGATCGCGTAGCGCGGCAGGCGTTGCTGGCGTTCAGTTGGCCGGGCAATGTGCGGCAGTTGCGCACGGTGCTGCGTACCTTGGCCGCCTTGTGTGACGAGGGCCAGGTGGGCTTTGAGGATTTACCGGTGATGATTCGCCAGGCCCGTCCGGCACCGGCAGTCATCGATCAGCCCGCGGACTCGCCACTGGACGATGCTGAGCGCCTGGCGCTGCTCAATGCCCTGGAGCAACAACGCTGGCACATGACCCACACCGCGCAACAACTCGGGGTTAGCCGCAATACGTTGTATCGCAAGCTGCGTAAACATGGGATTGCACGTTGA
- a CDS encoding aldehyde dehydrogenase family protein produces MRYAHPGTEGAIVSFKAKYGNFIGGEFVAPVKGNYFTNTSPVNGKPIADFPRSTAEDIDKALDAAHAAADAWGKTSAQDRSLVLLKIADRIEQNLELLAITETWDNGKAVRETLNADIPLAADHFRYFAGCIRAQEGSSAEINEHTAAYHFHEPLGVVGQIIPWNFPLLMAAWKLAPALAAGNCVVLKPAEQTPLGINVLMELIGDLLPPGVLNVVHGFGKEAGEALATSKRIAKIAFTGSTPVGSHIMHAAAENIIPSTVELGGKSPNIFFADIMQAEPQFIEKAAEGLVLAFFNQGEVCTCPSRALVEESIYDDFMKVVMKKVEQIKRGDPLDTDTMVGAQASEQQFDKILSYLEIAKGEGAELLTGGKVEKLSGDLATGYYIQPTLLKGTNQMRVFQEEIFGPVVSITTFKDEAEALAIANDTEFGLGAGLWTRDINRAYRMGRAIKAGRVWTNCYHLYPAHAAFGGYKKSGVGRETHKMMLDHYQQTKNLLVSYDINPLGFF; encoded by the coding sequence ATGCGTTACGCACACCCCGGTACTGAAGGCGCTATCGTTTCGTTCAAGGCCAAGTACGGTAACTTTATCGGTGGCGAATTCGTCGCGCCGGTCAAAGGCAACTACTTCACCAACACCTCGCCGGTCAACGGCAAGCCTATCGCCGACTTCCCCCGCTCCACCGCCGAAGACATCGACAAGGCGCTGGACGCCGCGCATGCCGCCGCGGATGCCTGGGGCAAGACCTCGGCCCAGGACCGTTCGCTGGTGCTGCTGAAAATCGCCGATCGCATCGAGCAGAACCTGGAACTGCTGGCCATCACCGAAACCTGGGACAACGGCAAGGCCGTACGCGAAACCCTCAACGCCGACATTCCCCTGGCCGCTGACCACTTCCGCTACTTCGCCGGTTGCATCCGCGCCCAGGAAGGCAGTAGCGCCGAGATCAACGAACACACCGCCGCCTATCACTTCCACGAGCCGCTGGGCGTGGTTGGACAAATCATCCCGTGGAACTTCCCACTGCTGATGGCCGCCTGGAAACTCGCGCCGGCCCTGGCCGCCGGCAACTGCGTGGTGCTCAAACCCGCCGAGCAAACGCCGCTGGGTATCAACGTGCTGATGGAACTGATTGGCGACCTGTTGCCACCGGGCGTGCTGAACGTGGTGCACGGTTTCGGCAAGGAAGCCGGCGAAGCGCTGGCCACCAGCAAGCGTATCGCCAAGATTGCCTTCACCGGCTCCACGCCCGTGGGCTCGCACATCATGCACGCGGCGGCTGAGAACATTATTCCGTCGACCGTCGAGTTGGGCGGCAAGTCGCCAAACATCTTCTTCGCCGACATCATGCAGGCCGAACCGCAGTTCATCGAAAAAGCCGCTGAAGGCCTGGTGCTGGCGTTCTTCAACCAGGGCGAAGTCTGCACCTGCCCATCGCGCGCGTTGGTGGAAGAGTCGATCTACGACGACTTCATGAAAGTGGTGATGAAAAAGGTCGAGCAGATCAAGCGTGGCGATCCGCTGGACACCGACACCATGGTCGGCGCCCAGGCGTCCGAACAGCAGTTCGACAAGATCCTCTCCTACCTCGAAATCGCCAAGGGCGAAGGCGCCGAGCTGTTGACCGGCGGCAAGGTCGAGAAACTCAGCGGCGATCTGGCCACCGGCTATTACATCCAGCCCACCCTGCTCAAGGGCACCAACCAGATGCGGGTGTTCCAGGAAGAAATCTTTGGCCCGGTGGTCAGCATCACCACGTTCAAGGATGAGGCCGAAGCGCTGGCGATTGCCAACGACACCGAATTCGGCCTGGGTGCCGGCCTGTGGACCCGCGACATCAACCGCGCTTACCGCATGGGCCGGGCGATCAAGGCCGGGCGTGTCTGGACCAACTGCTATCACCTGTACCCCGCCCACGCGGCGTTCGGTGGTTACAAGAAGTCCGGCGTTGGCCGTGAAACCCACAAGATGATGTTGGATCACTATCAGCAGACCAAGAACCTGCTGGTGAGCTACGACATCAATCCGCTGGGTTTCTTCTAA